A portion of the Microlunatus phosphovorus NM-1 genome contains these proteins:
- a CDS encoding aldehyde dehydrogenase family protein, which yields MTIEQALTTARATAVDIPHVIGGREVRTGWTAPVVAPHDHHRPLGVVHWGTAAEAEAAINTALTAARDWHRQDWSQRVQPFRRAAELLAAGEWRDRLVAAAMLELSKTHGQADGDAAAETIDLLLAGIANLEAAYAVQPDSVDGVTNTLDYRPLEGFVFAVSPFNYASMSHLAFGPALLGNTVVWKPAESASWSAYLTLELLRVAGLPDGVINLVHGNGAEIGGTVLTHPELAAVHFTGSTATFQQIFTTVGTNIAGYRSYPRVVGETGGKGFVVVHPSADVDALTDAVVHGAFDYQGQKCSAASRLFVPRSLWPTVRDQLLDRTAQLRMGDPTEPGIQIGAVINARQFAKHEAALAQARAEGLVLTGGHADAQVGWFVEPTVLQVDDPQSPFLTEELFAPVTAALIYDDADWTKTLHLVDNATGYGLTGAVFATDEHAITEADDILRYTAGNYVINSHPTGAVVGQQPFGGARASGTNDKVGTVWNTIRFLSPRSVKRVAPRSSTTSQPV from the coding sequence GTGACCATCGAACAGGCCCTCACGACCGCCCGCGCCACCGCCGTCGACATCCCCCACGTCATCGGAGGCCGCGAGGTCCGCACCGGCTGGACCGCCCCCGTGGTCGCGCCGCATGATCACCATCGACCGCTGGGCGTCGTGCATTGGGGAACGGCGGCCGAGGCCGAGGCCGCGATCAACACCGCCTTGACGGCGGCCCGCGACTGGCACCGCCAGGACTGGTCACAGCGGGTCCAGCCGTTCCGCCGCGCCGCCGAACTACTCGCCGCCGGCGAATGGCGCGACCGGCTCGTCGCGGCGGCAATGCTCGAACTGTCCAAGACCCACGGCCAGGCCGACGGCGACGCCGCCGCCGAAACCATCGACCTGCTCCTGGCCGGCATAGCCAACCTCGAGGCCGCGTACGCGGTGCAGCCAGACTCAGTCGACGGCGTCACCAACACCCTGGACTACCGGCCGCTGGAAGGCTTCGTGTTCGCGGTGTCTCCGTTCAACTACGCCTCGATGAGCCATCTGGCCTTCGGACCGGCGCTGCTCGGCAACACCGTGGTCTGGAAGCCGGCCGAGAGCGCGTCCTGGTCGGCTTACCTGACCCTGGAACTGCTGCGAGTCGCCGGCCTGCCCGACGGCGTGATCAACCTGGTGCACGGCAACGGCGCCGAGATCGGCGGCACCGTGCTGACCCACCCTGAACTGGCCGCCGTCCACTTCACCGGATCGACCGCAACGTTCCAACAGATCTTCACAACGGTCGGCACGAACATCGCCGGATACCGCAGTTATCCCCGCGTCGTCGGCGAGACCGGCGGCAAGGGCTTCGTCGTCGTCCATCCATCGGCCGACGTCGACGCGCTGACCGATGCCGTCGTGCACGGCGCGTTCGACTATCAAGGCCAGAAGTGCTCGGCCGCCTCCCGGCTCTTCGTCCCGCGCAGCCTGTGGCCCACCGTCCGTGATCAACTTCTCGACCGCACCGCCCAGTTGAGGATGGGCGACCCGACCGAGCCGGGCATCCAGATCGGCGCCGTGATCAACGCCCGCCAGTTCGCCAAGCACGAGGCCGCCCTGGCCCAGGCCCGGGCCGAAGGGCTCGTCCTGACCGGAGGGCACGCCGACGCCCAGGTCGGCTGGTTCGTCGAGCCGACGGTGCTGCAGGTCGACGACCCGCAGTCTCCGTTCTTGACCGAGGAACTGTTCGCCCCCGTCACCGCGGCCCTCATCTACGACGACGCCGACTGGACCAAGACCCTGCACCTGGTCGACAACGCGACCGGATACGGACTGACCGGCGCAGTCTTCGCCACCGACGAACACGCCATCACCGAGGCCGACGACATCCTGCGCTACACCGCCGGCAACTACGTGATCAACTCCCACCCCACCGGCGCTGTGGTCGGCCAGCAACCCTTCGGTGGCGCCAGAGCGTCCGGCACCAACGACAAGGTCGGCACCGTATGGAACACCATCCGCTTCCTCAGCCCACGGTCGGTCAAACGGGTCGCGCCGCGATCATCCACGACAAGCCAGCCGGTGTGA
- a CDS encoding TetR/AcrR family transcriptional regulator C-terminal domain-containing protein — MPAILAAAQRALHERHPWLITLGYRSSSIGPESLAYFDACLGVLTPTHATARVKFEAIAVLTGLAALFAQQARSETSGAATIFPLVPLESYPHLAAAVAQPAEEPIAGDLFERTVRGVLTGLLQM, encoded by the coding sequence GTGCCCGCGATCCTGGCCGCGGCACAGCGTGCGTTGCACGAGCGGCATCCGTGGCTGATCACGCTCGGTTATCGCTCGTCCAGCATCGGGCCTGAGAGTCTGGCCTACTTCGACGCGTGTCTCGGCGTGCTCACGCCGACCCATGCCACCGCACGTGTGAAGTTTGAAGCCATCGCCGTACTGACCGGTCTCGCCGCCCTGTTCGCCCAGCAGGCTCGAAGCGAGACGTCAGGCGCTGCAACGATCTTTCCGCTCGTCCCGCTCGAGTCCTACCCGCACCTCGCGGCGGCCGTCGCGCAGCCCGCGGAGGAACCCATCGCTGGCGACCTGTTCGAGCGCACAGTCCGCGGCGTGCTCACGGGACTGCTCCAGATGTGA
- a CDS encoding VOC family protein: MELGRFRVGLRVPDVSEATHFYRGLGFGEVGMVPADDGRVLMAILQREGVMLLVDALIGMPFAPTERERQVQSGPRGLGVALGLGVDDLAATYAYCQGHGCTITAQPADTSYGDRVSECIDPFGYLWEISQPVAVVPVDEALQVLGADWSQRPVSK; this comes from the coding sequence ATGGAGTTGGGCAGATTCCGCGTCGGACTGCGGGTGCCGGACGTGTCCGAGGCAACACACTTCTACCGTGGGCTGGGTTTTGGCGAGGTCGGGATGGTCCCTGCGGATGACGGTCGAGTGTTGATGGCGATCCTCCAGCGGGAGGGAGTGATGCTGCTCGTCGATGCGCTGATCGGAATGCCGTTCGCCCCCACAGAGCGTGAGCGCCAGGTGCAGAGCGGGCCTCGCGGGCTAGGCGTCGCTTTAGGGCTCGGCGTGGACGATCTCGCGGCCACCTATGCCTACTGCCAAGGCCACGGCTGCACGATCACTGCGCAACCGGCCGACACGAGCTACGGTGATCGGGTTTCCGAGTGCATTGACCCGTTCGGCTACCTATGGGAGATTTCGCAGCCTGTCGCCGTAGTGCCGGTAGACGAGGCACTGCAGGTCCTCGGAGCGGATTGGTCTCAGCGCCCTGTCTCTAAGTAG
- the lon gene encoding endopeptidase La: MTTTQLPVLFLTDLVVLPGMVVPIELDDTARAAVDAARASSDDELLVAPRLEERYATYGVVATIVQLGRTAGGQAAAVIRAERRVKIGSGVTGPGAALWVEAEDITEDGHESDAVRALASEYKSLVIASLQRRDAWQVIETVNRVTDPSNLADLSGYAGYLSDEQKMQLLETPDVAERLTLLIGWTKDHLAEVEVNDKIASDVREGMDKSQREFLLRQQLNAIRKELGEDEPDGAQDYRTRVEEADLPEDVRKAALREVGKLERGSDQSPEAGYLRTWLDTILELPWHTKTTDSTDIVAARAVLDADHHGLTDVKDRIVEYLAIRARRANRGLEVVGGRGSGAVLALVGPPGVGKTSLGESVARALGRKFVRVALGGVRDEAEIRGHRRTYVGALPGRIVRAITEAGSMNPVVLLDEIDKVGSDYRGDPSAALLEVLDPAQNHTFRDHYLEVDLDLSDVVFLATANVLESIPQPLLDRMELVTLDGYTEDDKIAIARDYLLPKQSELAALTSAEVEITDEALREIAANYTREPGVRQLERLLAKALRKAATELASETLSQEPADRDDSGEEVSAIVVDAENLVHYLGRPRFTPEGHERTSVPGVATGLAVTGLGGDVLFIEAAADGTATGSSPTPAERRRGSLTLTGQLGDVMKESAQIAWSYVRAHADQLGITDLSTLDRDIHIHVPAGAVPKDGPSAGVTMVTALVSMATGQPVRSEVGMTGEVTLNGRVLPIGGVKQKLLAAQRAGLTTVFVPQRNEPDLDDVPAEVLADIDVRPMTDVAEIVRLALEPAAGKPSMTAPASQPTAA, translated from the coding sequence ATGACGACAACCCAACTTCCCGTTCTCTTCCTCACCGATCTGGTCGTCCTTCCCGGCATGGTCGTGCCGATCGAACTCGACGACACCGCACGGGCGGCCGTGGACGCGGCCCGGGCCAGCAGCGACGATGAGCTGCTGGTCGCACCGCGGCTCGAGGAGCGCTATGCCACCTACGGCGTAGTCGCCACCATCGTGCAGCTCGGCCGCACGGCGGGTGGTCAGGCCGCCGCGGTGATCCGCGCCGAGCGCCGGGTCAAGATCGGCTCCGGGGTGACCGGTCCGGGCGCGGCCCTGTGGGTCGAGGCCGAGGACATCACCGAGGACGGGCACGAGTCCGACGCCGTGCGGGCGCTGGCCAGCGAATACAAGTCGCTGGTGATCGCGTCTCTGCAGCGTCGTGACGCCTGGCAGGTGATCGAGACGGTCAACCGGGTCACCGACCCGTCCAATCTGGCCGACCTGTCCGGCTACGCCGGATATCTCAGCGACGAGCAGAAGATGCAGCTGCTGGAGACGCCTGACGTCGCCGAGCGACTGACCCTGCTGATCGGCTGGACCAAGGATCACCTCGCCGAGGTCGAGGTGAACGACAAGATCGCCTCCGACGTCCGCGAGGGGATGGACAAGAGCCAGCGGGAGTTCCTGCTCCGCCAGCAGCTCAACGCCATCCGCAAGGAGCTCGGCGAGGACGAACCGGACGGCGCCCAGGACTACCGCACCCGGGTCGAGGAAGCCGATCTGCCCGAGGACGTACGCAAGGCCGCCCTGCGTGAGGTGGGCAAGCTGGAGCGCGGCAGCGACCAGAGCCCCGAGGCCGGCTACCTCCGCACCTGGCTGGACACGATCCTCGAGCTGCCCTGGCACACCAAGACCACCGACTCGACCGACATCGTCGCCGCCCGAGCGGTGCTCGATGCCGACCACCATGGCCTGACCGACGTCAAGGACCGGATCGTGGAGTACCTGGCAATCCGTGCCCGCCGCGCCAATCGTGGTCTCGAGGTCGTGGGTGGACGTGGGTCCGGCGCGGTGCTCGCCCTGGTCGGACCGCCCGGCGTCGGCAAAACCTCACTCGGCGAGTCCGTCGCCCGTGCCCTGGGCCGCAAGTTCGTCCGGGTCGCCCTCGGTGGCGTCCGGGACGAGGCTGAGATCCGCGGACACCGGCGGACGTACGTCGGCGCGCTGCCCGGCCGGATCGTACGCGCGATCACCGAGGCCGGTTCGATGAACCCGGTCGTGCTGCTGGACGAGATCGACAAGGTCGGCTCGGACTACCGCGGCGATCCGAGTGCAGCCCTGCTCGAGGTGCTGGACCCCGCGCAGAACCACACGTTCCGCGATCACTATCTGGAGGTCGACCTCGACCTGTCCGACGTGGTGTTCCTGGCCACCGCCAACGTGCTGGAATCGATCCCCCAGCCGCTGCTGGACCGGATGGAGCTGGTCACCCTCGACGGCTACACCGAGGACGACAAGATCGCCATCGCTCGGGACTACCTGCTGCCGAAGCAGTCCGAACTGGCGGCGCTGACCTCCGCCGAGGTGGAGATCACCGACGAGGCGCTGCGGGAGATCGCGGCCAACTACACCCGGGAGCCGGGCGTACGGCAGCTGGAACGACTCTTGGCCAAGGCGCTGCGCAAGGCGGCCACCGAGCTGGCCTCCGAGACGCTGTCCCAGGAGCCCGCCGATCGGGACGACTCCGGGGAGGAGGTGTCGGCGATCGTGGTCGACGCCGAGAACCTGGTGCACTATCTCGGCCGGCCACGCTTCACACCCGAGGGGCATGAGCGGACCTCGGTGCCAGGAGTTGCGACCGGGCTCGCGGTCACCGGACTCGGCGGCGATGTGCTGTTCATCGAGGCGGCAGCCGACGGTACCGCGACCGGCTCGAGCCCGACACCGGCGGAGCGGCGCCGCGGCAGCCTGACCCTGACCGGGCAGTTGGGCGATGTGATGAAGGAGTCCGCGCAGATCGCGTGGAGCTATGTCCGGGCGCACGCGGATCAGCTCGGCATCACCGATCTGTCAACGCTGGATCGTGATATCCACATCCACGTACCCGCGGGCGCGGTGCCGAAGGACGGTCCATCGGCCGGCGTCACCATGGTCACCGCACTGGTGTCGATGGCCACCGGTCAGCCGGTGCGCTCCGAGGTCGGGATGACCGGCGAGGTCACCCTGAACGGCCGAGTGCTGCCGATCGGCGGCGTCAAGCAGAAGCTGCTGGCTGCTCAGCGCGCGGGTCTGACCACGGTGTTCGTGCCTCAGCGCAACGAGCCGGATCTCGATGACGTACCGGCCGAGGTGCTGGCCGACATCGACGTACGTCCGATGACCGACGTGGCCGAGATCGTACGACTGGCACTCGAGCCGGCTGCAGGCAAACCGTCGATGACGGCCCCCGCCAGCCAACCGACCGCGGCCTAG
- a CDS encoding AraC family transcriptional regulator: MTSLDRLTPLLERFRVHTHLFHAGPLCGVTTFAARPGRGFLHVLRRGELEMTYRVAGGGPSRARIDRPSLLFYPRPLEHAFHNAPTPDSDFACAALDFDGGTTHPLVRTLPPVIVLPLAEVDTLTPALELLFAEIDQVGCGRTVIADRLFEVVLIQLFRWMLEHPDELALPTGLLTGLGDEQLARALVAIHEAPGRPWTLAALAREAAMSRSSFAARFKQLVGQPPAEYLTCWRITVAQQRLRDGDSVARTAVELGYANPPAFSRAFAKRVGCSPRAWLAS, encoded by the coding sequence GTGACGTCACTGGATCGCCTGACTCCGCTGCTCGAACGCTTCCGGGTGCATACCCATCTGTTCCACGCTGGGCCGCTGTGCGGTGTCACCACCTTCGCAGCCCGGCCTGGACGAGGCTTCCTTCATGTGCTGCGGCGCGGTGAGCTGGAGATGACCTACCGAGTCGCCGGCGGTGGCCCAAGCAGGGCTCGGATCGATCGTCCGAGTCTGCTGTTCTATCCGCGCCCGCTGGAGCATGCTTTCCACAACGCGCCTACGCCGGACTCCGACTTCGCCTGCGCGGCACTCGACTTCGACGGCGGGACGACCCATCCGCTGGTCCGTACGCTGCCGCCGGTCATCGTTCTGCCGCTGGCAGAGGTCGACACTCTCACGCCGGCGCTCGAGCTGCTGTTCGCCGAGATCGACCAGGTCGGATGTGGCCGGACGGTGATTGCGGACCGGCTGTTCGAGGTGGTGTTGATCCAGCTCTTTCGCTGGATGCTCGAGCATCCCGACGAGCTGGCGCTGCCCACTGGTTTGCTGACGGGCCTGGGCGACGAGCAGCTCGCCCGGGCGCTCGTCGCCATCCACGAGGCTCCGGGCCGACCGTGGACCCTGGCCGCACTGGCGCGGGAGGCGGCCATGTCCAGGAGCTCGTTCGCCGCGAGGTTCAAACAACTCGTGGGGCAGCCGCCCGCGGAGTACCTGACGTGCTGGCGGATCACCGTCGCGCAGCAGCGGCTGCGCGACGGTGACTCCGTCGCCCGGACGGCCGTCGAACTCGGCTATGCCAACCCGCCCGCGTTCTCTCGTGCTTTCGCGAAACGAGTCGGCTGTTCGCCTCGCGCCTGGCTGGCGAGCTGA
- a CDS encoding carboxymuconolactone decarboxylase family protein, which translates to MPNVALIDRESTTGAVKDQLDQIHAAFGTVPAMFAAVANSPAALQSMWGAFVAYGGGALGPALGEQIAVAVANRNSCEYCLAAHTALGRKAGLSRDALRTAQAGESDDPRTAALLAFALALVERRGQVTPEDVQSVRDQGWTDDEIVETIGQVALNLFTNYVNIALGVPVDFPKVPLR; encoded by the coding sequence ATGCCCAATGTCGCCCTGATCGATCGCGAGTCCACCACCGGTGCGGTCAAGGACCAGCTCGATCAGATCCATGCCGCCTTCGGCACCGTGCCCGCGATGTTCGCAGCCGTCGCGAACTCCCCCGCCGCCCTGCAGAGCATGTGGGGTGCGTTCGTCGCCTACGGCGGCGGCGCCCTCGGGCCGGCGCTGGGCGAACAGATCGCCGTCGCGGTCGCGAACCGCAACAGCTGCGAATACTGTCTCGCCGCGCACACGGCCCTCGGACGGAAGGCGGGCCTCTCCCGTGACGCATTGCGGACTGCGCAAGCGGGCGAGTCCGACGATCCGCGTACCGCGGCCCTGCTGGCGTTCGCCCTGGCCTTGGTCGAACGCCGCGGCCAGGTGACACCGGAGGACGTGCAGTCCGTCCGCGACCAGGGTTGGACCGACGACGAGATCGTCGAGACCATCGGGCAGGTGGCGCTCAACCTGTTCACCAACTACGTCAACATCGCGCTCGGAGTGCCGGTCGACTTCCCCAAGGTCCCACTGCGCTGA
- a CDS encoding VOC family protein, whose protein sequence is MITNISLISVWVKDIDESLAFYTDVLGFQAKDDLQLGPDFRWCTVVHPNQPELQVHLTTPSKPLSDDLIAAMQRAQESGGLPGIGLTVDDCRATYEDLSAKGVQFIQTPEERPYGVEALMRDNSGNWMVLVEQREYSAADFEGADMSS, encoded by the coding sequence ATGATCACCAACATCTCTTTGATCAGTGTCTGGGTGAAGGACATCGACGAGTCGCTGGCCTTCTACACCGACGTGCTCGGCTTCCAGGCCAAGGACGATCTCCAGCTCGGACCCGACTTCCGCTGGTGCACGGTGGTGCACCCCAATCAGCCCGAGCTGCAGGTGCACCTGACGACCCCGAGCAAGCCGCTGTCCGACGATCTGATCGCCGCCATGCAGCGAGCGCAGGAGTCCGGTGGACTGCCTGGGATCGGGCTGACCGTCGACGACTGCCGGGCCACTTACGAAGACCTGTCGGCCAAGGGCGTCCAGTTCATCCAGACCCCGGAGGAGCGACCGTACGGGGTCGAAGCCCTGATGCGGGACAACTCCGGGAACTGGATGGTGCTGGTCGAGCAGCGTGAGTACAGCGCGGCCGACTTCGAGGGTGCCGACATGTCCTCCTGA
- a CDS encoding helix-turn-helix domain-containing protein → MSEVRVPDDLRADLRRARDHADRNFAEPLTLEDLAAVAMLSKYHFLRLFRAVYGQTPAAYLSQRRVERAQDLLRTTNLTVTEVCFAVGFASLGSFSSRFSEITGETPSAFQARWARAGAPRIPGCYVFMWGLAERRSAFVSPSPPDVDSETKPGHRGDPASAIWEKPAGG, encoded by the coding sequence GTGTCCGAGGTGCGTGTTCCCGACGATCTGCGTGCGGATCTTCGACGCGCGCGTGATCACGCCGATCGGAACTTCGCGGAGCCGCTGACGCTGGAGGATCTGGCCGCGGTGGCGATGCTCAGCAAGTACCACTTCCTCCGGCTGTTCCGGGCCGTCTATGGGCAGACACCTGCGGCGTATCTGTCGCAGCGTCGGGTGGAGCGTGCCCAGGATCTGCTGCGGACGACGAACCTGACGGTGACCGAGGTCTGCTTCGCGGTGGGGTTCGCCAGCCTCGGCTCGTTCAGCAGCCGGTTCAGTGAGATCACCGGGGAGACGCCGAGCGCCTTCCAAGCGCGGTGGGCGCGGGCCGGGGCACCACGGATTCCGGGCTGCTATGTGTTCATGTGGGGTCTGGCGGAGCGGCGGTCGGCTTTTGTCTCACCGTCCCCGCCAGACGTGGACAGTGAGACAAAACCGGGTCACCGAGGGGATCCGGCCTCCGCAATCTGGGAGAAGCCTGCCGGGGGATAA
- a CDS encoding TerC family protein: MDIHLYTWVVTVVVMIAVLGFDLFIIGRKPHEPSMKEAGIAVSIFVSLAILFGLGVWALSGPRYAGEFFAGWLTEYSLSIDNLFIFVIIMGAMKVPRHLQQYALMVGIILALIFRGIFIALGAAAINQFSWIFFLFGAFLIYTAIKLVIDYRSHDESDEMPDNAAMRFVKRRFKSVDEYHGTRLSVNLDGVRHITPMLFVIVALGSTDLLFALDSIPAIYGLTQEPYLVFTANVFALMGLRQLYFLIGGLLKRLVYLSLGLSVILAFIGVKLILHALHHYHLADWAPWGGEIPIWVSLTVIIVTLLITTVASLVKSRYEEDSDASSTSKGTSED, encoded by the coding sequence ATGGATATTCATCTGTACACCTGGGTCGTCACCGTCGTCGTGATGATCGCCGTCCTTGGCTTCGATCTGTTCATCATCGGGCGCAAGCCGCACGAGCCGTCGATGAAGGAAGCGGGCATCGCGGTCAGCATCTTCGTCAGCCTGGCGATCCTGTTCGGGCTTGGCGTCTGGGCACTGTCCGGTCCGAGGTACGCAGGGGAGTTCTTCGCCGGCTGGCTGACTGAATACAGCCTGTCGATCGACAACCTGTTCATCTTCGTGATCATCATGGGCGCGATGAAGGTGCCCAGGCACCTGCAGCAGTACGCCTTGATGGTCGGCATCATCTTGGCGCTGATCTTCCGAGGCATCTTCATCGCCCTCGGCGCTGCGGCGATCAATCAGTTCTCCTGGATCTTCTTCCTGTTCGGCGCGTTCTTGATCTACACCGCGATCAAGCTGGTCATCGACTATCGCAGCCACGATGAGAGCGATGAGATGCCGGACAACGCGGCCATGCGGTTCGTCAAGCGGCGGTTCAAGTCAGTCGACGAATACCACGGCACCCGGCTTTCGGTGAACCTCGACGGCGTTCGGCACATCACGCCGATGTTGTTCGTCATCGTGGCCCTCGGCTCGACGGACCTGTTGTTCGCACTCGACTCGATCCCGGCGATCTACGGCCTGACCCAGGAGCCGTACCTCGTCTTCACTGCCAACGTGTTCGCCCTGATGGGCCTCCGGCAGCTCTACTTCCTGATCGGCGGCCTGCTCAAGCGGCTGGTCTACCTGTCGCTCGGCCTGTCGGTGATCCTGGCCTTCATCGGTGTGAAGCTGATCCTGCACGCGCTGCATCACTACCACCTGGCTGACTGGGCGCCCTGGGGCGGCGAGATCCCGATCTGGGTATCGCTGACAGTGATCATCGTGACCCTCCTCATCACCACCGTGGCCAGCCTGGTCAAGAGCCGGTACGAGGAGGACAGCGACGCGTCGAGCACCTCCAAGGGCACCTCTGAGGACTGA
- the uvrB gene encoding excinuclease ABC subunit UvrB yields MRPIEDLLRSVAPLKVVSDFEPSGDQPQAIAELERRIEDGENDIVLLGATGTGKTATVAWLAERLQRPMLVMQPNKTLAAQFANELRQFFPENAVEYFVSYYDYYQPEAYVPQTDTYIEKDSSLNEEVERLRHSATNSLLTRRDVVVVATVSAIYGLGTPQEYVDRMVRLRLGEEHDRDTLLRRLVGIQYARNDLAGTRGTFRVRGDTLEVFPMYEELAVRVEFFGDEIENLSTLHPLTGEVVTDHDNEVYLFPASHYVAGPERMERAIGGIEHELGERLAELEQQQRLLEAQRLRMRTSYDIEMMRQIGTCSGIENYSRHIDGRGPGSPPNCLLDYFPEDFLLVIDESHVTVPQIGGMYEGDMSRKRTLVDHGFRLPSAMDNRPLRFEEFVERIGQTVYLSATPGNYELARSDGYVEQLIRPTGLVDPEVIVKPTHGQIDDLMAEIRLRAERDERVLVTTLTKKMAEDLTDYLLEHQIRTRYLHSEVDTLQRIQLLRELRMGEYDVLVGINLLREGLDLPEVSLVSILDADKEGFLRSEKSLIQTIGRAARNVSGQVHMYADKITDSMAAAIEETNRRREKQVAYNLEHGIDPTPLRKKIADITDMLAREDADTDELFSGRNGRRQKTAVPSLGMKDASKTARNLAGIPAGDLADLIQDLTQQMHASAADLQFEVAARLRDEIAELKKELRQMVEASR; encoded by the coding sequence ATGCGTCCGATCGAAGACCTGTTGCGCTCAGTGGCACCGCTGAAGGTGGTGAGCGACTTCGAGCCGTCCGGTGACCAGCCGCAGGCGATTGCCGAGCTGGAGCGCCGGATCGAAGATGGTGAGAACGACATCGTGCTGCTCGGTGCGACCGGCACCGGCAAGACGGCGACGGTGGCCTGGCTGGCGGAGCGGCTGCAGCGACCGATGCTGGTGATGCAGCCCAACAAGACGTTGGCTGCCCAGTTCGCCAACGAGCTGCGGCAGTTCTTCCCCGAAAACGCGGTGGAGTATTTCGTGTCCTACTACGACTACTACCAGCCGGAAGCCTACGTTCCACAGACCGACACCTACATCGAGAAGGACTCCTCCCTGAACGAGGAGGTCGAGCGACTCCGGCACTCGGCTACCAACTCGTTGCTGACCAGGCGAGACGTGGTCGTGGTGGCGACGGTCTCGGCCATCTACGGACTGGGTACCCCCCAGGAGTACGTCGATCGGATGGTTCGGCTGCGACTGGGGGAGGAGCATGATCGAGACACGCTGCTGCGACGCCTGGTCGGGATCCAGTACGCGCGCAACGATCTGGCCGGTACGCGCGGCACGTTCCGGGTGCGCGGCGACACGCTCGAGGTCTTCCCGATGTATGAGGAGCTTGCGGTTCGGGTCGAGTTCTTCGGCGACGAGATCGAGAATCTGTCCACGCTGCATCCGCTGACCGGCGAGGTGGTGACCGACCATGACAACGAGGTCTATCTGTTTCCGGCCAGCCATTATGTCGCCGGCCCGGAGCGGATGGAGCGGGCGATCGGTGGCATCGAGCACGAGCTGGGCGAGCGGTTGGCGGAGCTGGAGCAGCAGCAACGGCTGTTGGAGGCCCAGCGGCTGCGGATGCGCACGTCGTACGACATCGAGATGATGCGCCAGATCGGCACCTGCTCCGGCATCGAGAACTACTCCCGGCACATCGACGGCCGTGGCCCGGGCTCGCCGCCGAACTGTCTGCTCGACTACTTCCCCGAGGACTTCCTGCTGGTCATCGACGAGTCGCATGTCACCGTGCCGCAGATCGGCGGGATGTATGAGGGCGACATGTCCCGGAAACGGACCCTGGTCGACCACGGGTTCCGACTGCCGAGCGCGATGGACAACAGACCGCTCCGGTTCGAGGAGTTCGTCGAGCGGATCGGGCAGACGGTCTATCTGTCCGCGACCCCTGGCAACTATGAGCTGGCCAGGTCGGATGGCTACGTGGAGCAGCTGATCCGGCCGACCGGGCTGGTCGACCCGGAGGTGATCGTCAAGCCCACGCACGGTCAGATCGACGACCTGATGGCCGAGATCCGGTTGCGCGCCGAGCGAGATGAGCGGGTGCTGGTCACCACGCTGACCAAGAAGATGGCCGAGGATCTCACCGACTATCTGCTGGAGCACCAGATCAGGACGCGCTATCTGCACTCCGAGGTGGACACGTTGCAGCGGATCCAGTTGCTCCGCGAGCTGCGGATGGGGGAGTACGACGTCCTGGTGGGGATCAACCTGCTGCGCGAGGGCCTCGACCTGCCGGAGGTGTCCCTGGTCTCGATTCTGGATGCCGACAAGGAAGGCTTCCTGCGTAGCGAGAAGAGCCTGATCCAGACCATCGGCCGGGCCGCCCGAAACGTGTCCGGTCAGGTGCACATGTACGCCGACAAGATCACCGACTCGATGGCCGCCGCGATCGAGGAGACCAATCGGCGGCGTGAGAAGCAGGTGGCGTACAACCTCGAACACGGCATCGATCCGACGCCGCTGCGGAAGAAGATCGCCGACATCACCGACATGCTCGCTCGTGAGGACGCCGACACCGACGAGTTGTTCAGCGGTCGCAACGGCCGCCGACAGAAGACCGCGGTGCCCAGCCTGGGCATGAAGGACGCCAGCAAGACGGCGCGGAACCTGGCCGGTATTCCGGCTGGAGACCTGGCCGACCTGATCCAGGATCTGACCCAGCAGATGCACGCGTCTGCTGCCGACCTGCAGTTCGAGGTGGCGGCGCGGCTGCGTGACGAGATCGCGGAGCTGAAGAAGGAGCTCAGGCAGATGGTCGAGGCGAGCCGCTGA